One window of Triticum dicoccoides isolate Atlit2015 ecotype Zavitan chromosome 5A, WEW_v2.0, whole genome shotgun sequence genomic DNA carries:
- the LOC119303085 gene encoding tryptamine hydroxycinnamoyltransferase 1-like, producing MGVQVQRTFVVPPAAAPSEEVPLTVFDLAAPTYHVTVLFAFSPPNPTNQALLDALSATLPRFPLLTAAMRLDRRDGARPCFVTGKGDAGALVVEAEVPSSALSDHLPLAPSPGLALLHPTVRRGAAPHVLMLQINRFACGGVVIASLSHHQVADGHSMTMFFHAWADAVRGDGLVADCAPVPYGPAALVPRRPPRCDFEHRGAEFLPLSPAPTHDDGRASKPPAEVDHHVDTSEITNMLLHYTSEFVAELKCAAHNRYTTFETVSAHVWRKITAARGLADGGDAHTSIRIAVNGRGRLAGTGALPAAGFFGNVVLTAISGTRAAALATGTLADAAALVRAGIRAVDGGYFQSFVDFGALHGDEDLEPACADEAGVLSLDVEADSWLHLDLHRLDFGCGGRLVGILPGKVPQDGVVVLMPSLRKGGGIDVFVALWEKHARELSAIAYT from the coding sequence ATGGGCGTGCAGGTGCAGAGGACGTTCGTCGTGCCCCCGGCGGCCGCGCCCTCCGAGGAGGTGCCGCTCACCGTCTTCGACCTCGCCGCGCCGACCTACCACGTCACGGTGCTCTTCGCCTTCTCGCCGCCCAACCCGACCAACCAGGCCCTCCTCGACGCCCTCTCCGCCACGCTCCCGCGCTTCCCGCTCCTCACCGCCGCCATGCGCCTCGACCGCCGGGACGGCGCGCGCCCGTGCTTCGTCACGGGGAAGGGCgacgcgggcgccctcgtcgtggaGGCCGAGGTGCCGTCCTCGGCGCTCTCCGACCACCTCCCGCTCGCGCCCTCGCCGGGGCTCGCGCTGCTCCACCCCACGGTCCGTAGAGGCGCCGCGCCACACGTGCTCATGCTCCAGATCAACCGCTTCGCGTGCGGCGGGGTCGTCATCGCCTCGTTGTCCCACCACCAGGTCGCCGACGGCCACTCCATGACCATGTTCTTCCACGCTTGGGCCGACGCCGTACGCGGCGACGGCCTCGTCGCTGACTGCGCCCCCGTGCCGTACGGCCCCGCGGCCCTCGtgccgcgccgcccgccccgctgcgACTTCGAGCACCGTGGTGCCGAGTTCCTGCCGCTGTCGCCGGCGCCTACGCACGACGACggacgcgcgagcaagccgccggccGAGGTTGATCATCACGTCGACACTTCCGAGATCACCAACATGCTCCTTCACTATACGAGCGAGTTCGTGGCCGAGCTCAAGTGCGCCGCGCACAACAGGTACACGACCTTCGAGACCGTGTCGGCGCACGTCTGGCGGAAGATCACCGCCGCGCGCGGGCTCGCCGACGGGGGCGACGCGCACACGTCGATACGCATCGCGGTGAACGGACGTGGCCGGCTGGCTGGAACGGGCGCCCTACCGGCCGCGGGGTTCTTCGGAAACGTCGTGCTCACGGCGATTTCCGGGACCCGCGCGGCGGCCCTGGCCACCGGCACCCTCGCCGATGCCGCGGCGCTGGTCCGCGCAGGGATCCGCGCCGTCGACGGTGGGTACTTCCAGTCGTTCGTCGACTTCGGGGCGCTGCACGGTGACGAGGATCTGGAGCCGGCGTGTGCGGACGAGGCCGGCGTGCTGTCGCTGGACGTGGAGGCCGACAGCTGGCTCCACCTGGACCTGCACCGGTTGGACTTTGGGTGCGGCGGGCGGCTCGTCGGAATCCTGCCGGGGAAGGTCCCGCAGGACGGGGTGGTGGTGCTGATGCCCAGCCTGCGGAAAGGGGGAGGCATCGACGTGTTCGTTGCGTTGTGGGAGAAGCACGCCAGGGAGCTCAGCGCCATTGCTTACACTTAG